In Paenibacillus sp. 1781tsa1, one DNA window encodes the following:
- a CDS encoding PD-(D/E)XK nuclease family protein, with translation MAQYPQWSYSQSRASMFDECLRKYYYHYYGAHNGWKTDSADEMQVRLYRLKQLSNLYLVFGDLAHRMCESAVRSREEGNDKPREHFLEQTIRKLLNQAYVESMDADQWRLNPKNRTMLSEIYYGDDTLNDRIATIKERASACVSNLYQTLTWEDLSRASTDILEIEKWDTMMLHDTRVYVKMDLLYRRSNGNIVIVDWKTGKEDDFSDQLMLYASYVREHYRVPLEQIELRVEYLLTGKHREFTATEEDIRKVEENVGRYIEEMRSCVEDEYYNRPKDVSYFTAMPSHRSCRDCNFREVCSERAV, from the coding sequence ATGGCACAATACCCGCAATGGTCTTATTCGCAGTCGCGGGCGAGTATGTTCGATGAGTGCCTGCGCAAATATTATTATCATTATTACGGTGCCCATAACGGCTGGAAGACAGACTCTGCTGATGAGATGCAGGTTCGTCTGTACCGTTTGAAACAACTTAGCAATCTGTACCTTGTCTTCGGAGACCTCGCGCATCGGATGTGTGAGTCGGCGGTACGCAGCAGAGAAGAGGGTAATGATAAACCGCGTGAACACTTTTTGGAACAGACGATACGCAAGCTGCTGAATCAGGCGTATGTGGAATCAATGGACGCGGATCAGTGGCGGCTGAACCCCAAGAATCGCACGATGTTGTCCGAGATCTATTACGGGGATGACACATTGAATGACCGGATCGCGACGATTAAGGAGCGGGCTTCAGCCTGTGTCAGTAATCTGTACCAGACGCTTACGTGGGAGGACTTGTCCCGGGCAAGCACGGACATTCTGGAGATCGAGAAATGGGATACGATGATGCTGCACGATACACGCGTGTATGTGAAGATGGACTTATTGTATCGGCGCAGTAACGGCAATATTGTCATTGTGGATTGGAAGACGGGCAAGGAAGATGACTTCTCGGATCAGCTCATGCTGTACGCATCGTATGTAAGAGAGCACTACCGGGTTCCTTTGGAGCAGATTGAGCTGCGAGTGGAGTACCTCCTAACCGGTAAACATCGGGAGTTTACAGCCACAGAAGAGGATATTCGGAAGGTGGAAGAGAACGTGGGTCGTTACATCGAGGAGATGCGCTCCTGTGTGGAGGATGAATATTATAACCGTCCAAAGGACGTCAGCTATTTCACAGCGATGCCTTCGCACCGGTCCTGCCGGGATTGCAACTTCCGCGAAGTATGCAGTGAACGGGCGGTCTAA
- a CDS encoding PucR family transcriptional regulator, which yields MQNDRVFTIKDILARPVFGRARLAAGKDGVNRQVGWVHVLEITNVSPFVSPHDLILSTGLWLQSEEGREEYLLQLIGSEAAGLCVEFGTSIYGIPEELIELADRHQFPLIVFEQPVRFVEITQDIHSLLINHQHQLLKSLEAYSRQLQQRTLQSTDMSAVLNLLHEYAAKPVVYISSMEPGSFVPELAPEMEQAIYTWYEQEVEHLDLNDSDTELWFHMDEEKVLLCHPVVCFGQVFSAVGMIVHPAAPVEYLKLLLDYTAKAAAALTLRSQFLEEKMVRNQNELIQDLMNGNIHQEDQAQTRMGLRLLVKGQYWFAGGVIEIEHRLKGTGRERMEANHQDVLVLLRSLLKKNNLPSLIMLKNNQVYLCCAKEAVSAAARHQLLRLLEGIALDVKRFASRNLKQVMIHVGIGKLRSRLTSLPESLQEAYQVIEVSRSVDRMEHVHFYERMGIYQMLKALPQSFLQPFVQDHLGMLIEHDQTHHLRLVETLDAYLQNFGSKRDAAAQLFIHRQTLYNRLEKLEELMGPGYMDQGRRICLEMALLAHAMIENGQWQSS from the coding sequence TTGCAAAATGATCGCGTGTTTACGATTAAAGATATCCTTGCACGTCCGGTATTTGGCCGAGCACGATTAGCGGCAGGGAAGGATGGAGTGAACCGTCAGGTGGGCTGGGTTCATGTGCTTGAGATTACGAATGTATCTCCATTTGTAAGCCCCCATGACCTTATTTTATCCACTGGATTGTGGCTTCAATCGGAAGAAGGGCGCGAAGAGTATCTGCTCCAGCTCATTGGCAGTGAGGCAGCGGGGCTATGTGTGGAGTTTGGAACCAGCATATACGGAATTCCGGAAGAACTGATTGAGTTGGCGGACAGACACCAGTTTCCACTGATCGTATTTGAGCAACCGGTCCGTTTTGTCGAGATCACACAGGATATTCACTCGCTGCTCATTAATCATCAACACCAGCTGCTGAAGAGTCTCGAAGCTTACTCCCGTCAGCTTCAGCAACGAACATTACAGAGTACTGATATGTCTGCTGTACTGAATCTGCTGCATGAGTATGCTGCCAAACCGGTGGTGTACATTTCGTCCATGGAGCCGGGCAGTTTTGTGCCTGAACTGGCTCCGGAGATGGAACAGGCCATCTATACCTGGTATGAACAAGAGGTAGAACATCTGGATTTGAATGATTCCGATACCGAATTATGGTTCCATATGGATGAAGAGAAAGTTCTGCTCTGCCATCCGGTCGTCTGTTTTGGCCAGGTATTTTCTGCTGTAGGCATGATTGTGCATCCCGCGGCTCCAGTTGAATATCTCAAGCTGCTGCTCGACTACACAGCGAAGGCAGCGGCAGCACTCACACTTCGTTCCCAGTTTCTTGAAGAGAAGATGGTCCGCAATCAGAACGAGCTGATCCAGGATCTGATGAATGGCAACATCCATCAGGAAGACCAAGCTCAGACTCGAATGGGGCTTCGTTTGCTGGTGAAGGGACAGTACTGGTTTGCAGGAGGAGTTATAGAGATAGAGCATCGATTGAAAGGTACAGGCCGGGAGCGAATGGAAGCGAATCATCAGGATGTTCTTGTCCTGCTTCGTTCCCTGCTTAAGAAGAACAATCTGCCTAGCCTGATTATGCTGAAGAACAACCAGGTATATCTGTGCTGTGCGAAAGAAGCGGTATCGGCTGCTGCACGTCATCAACTGCTACGATTGCTGGAAGGGATTGCCCTGGATGTGAAACGGTTTGCCAGTCGTAACTTGAAGCAGGTTATGATTCATGTGGGAATTGGCAAGTTACGCAGCCGTTTGACCAGCCTGCCGGAGAGCCTTCAGGAGGCCTATCAGGTGATTGAAGTTTCGAGGTCGGTAGATCGGATGGAACATGTTCACTTTTACGAACGTATGGGTATATATCAAATGTTAAAGGCATTGCCTCAATCCTTTCTGCAACCCTTTGTCCAAGATCACTTGGGTATGTTGATTGAACATGACCAAACGCATCACCTGCGATTGGTCGAGACGTTGGATGCTTACCTGCAGAACTTTGGTTCCAAGCGGGACGCAGCCGCCCAGTTATTTATTCATCGGCAAACGTTGTACAACAGACTGGAGAAGCTGGAAGAACTGATGGGGCCAGGTTACATGGATCAAGGGAGAAGAATCTGTCTGGAGATGGCGCTACTGGCGCACGCGATGATCGAGAATGGTCAGTGGCAATCCTCTTAA
- a CDS encoding serine/threonine protein kinase: MNRPDWFQAEEALQQIQVIGSDRNELVNIIGDVEGLNCIGTGTDAAVFTYDGLPQYAFKMYSDHALDKLENEKQVYEQLKGLPYFPTYYGSGRNVLVISFEPGDTLLECLEKGIPVPEQVMLDVDAAREAVRSRGLNPRDIHLKNVILQDGRGKVIDVSEYIQDGNDNRWEHLVWAYHNIYPRIKGTPISPRMLQTIKWGYNQLDHANVKMDDLAKKANRLFSRFMK, translated from the coding sequence ATGAATCGACCGGATTGGTTCCAGGCGGAAGAAGCATTACAACAGATCCAAGTCATCGGAAGCGACCGGAATGAGCTCGTGAACATCATCGGCGATGTAGAAGGATTGAATTGCATTGGCACAGGTACGGATGCGGCTGTATTTACGTATGACGGCTTGCCGCAGTATGCCTTCAAGATGTACTCGGATCATGCCTTGGACAAACTAGAAAATGAAAAGCAGGTATACGAACAGCTCAAAGGACTGCCATACTTCCCTACCTATTACGGCAGCGGCCGAAATGTTCTCGTGATCAGTTTTGAACCCGGAGATACCCTGCTGGAATGTTTGGAAAAAGGAATCCCCGTCCCCGAGCAGGTGATGCTCGATGTGGACGCAGCGCGAGAAGCCGTTCGCAGCCGCGGGCTGAACCCCCGTGACATTCATTTGAAAAATGTAATTCTTCAGGACGGGCGTGGCAAAGTGATTGACGTATCCGAGTATATTCAAGACGGCAATGACAATCGCTGGGAGCATCTCGTCTGGGCCTATCACAACATCTATCCGCGAATCAAAGGAACGCCCATATCTCCGCGCATGCTGCAGACGATCAAATGGGGATACAATCAGCTCGATCATGCCAATGTCAAAATGGACGATCTCGCCAAGAAAGCCAATCGTCTGTTCTCCAGATTTATGAAATGA
- a CDS encoding AraC family transcriptional regulator: MLDLKALHENTRIDHKSHPFQLFRNRCSDMKAEECILYLHWHEHFELIVMRKGSALFHIDSKPYVVRAGEVIIIPGGTLHVGYALHEGDVHYDSVVVNRALFHDFTHDPVHEQYVAPYLEGRVRFPVKPAEENIACTGYYSLLNEAVEEMAFQPPAYQLVVKSKLHALFTLLARTFMPEQLPDRSVGSYFPNRERFKQLIAQIEADPTGKMSVTEAASHVGLNAYHFCKMFKKLTGRTFVEYVNGCRMSEAEQLLQGSSLTITEIAARVGCDNANYFTKLYKQYKGMTPSQGRGRKEG, encoded by the coding sequence GTGCTGGATCTGAAAGCGCTTCACGAAAATACCCGAATTGATCATAAATCACATCCATTTCAGTTGTTCCGAAATCGATGTTCTGATATGAAAGCGGAAGAATGCATTCTGTATTTGCATTGGCATGAACATTTCGAACTGATTGTTATGCGCAAGGGAAGTGCGCTGTTTCATATTGATAGCAAGCCTTATGTGGTTCGCGCAGGTGAGGTCATCATCATTCCTGGAGGCACGTTGCATGTGGGGTATGCCTTGCACGAGGGGGATGTGCATTATGATTCCGTTGTAGTCAACCGTGCACTGTTTCATGATTTCACCCACGATCCCGTGCATGAGCAATATGTCGCGCCGTATCTGGAAGGAAGAGTGAGGTTTCCGGTCAAACCGGCCGAGGAAAACATCGCCTGCACAGGCTATTATTCTTTGCTAAATGAGGCTGTGGAGGAAATGGCGTTCCAGCCCCCGGCTTATCAGCTCGTGGTAAAGTCCAAGCTGCATGCCTTATTCACGCTGCTTGCGCGAACCTTTATGCCGGAGCAGCTGCCGGATCGATCGGTTGGATCGTATTTTCCAAACCGCGAACGCTTCAAGCAGTTGATTGCACAGATTGAAGCGGATCCCACAGGCAAGATGTCTGTTACGGAAGCGGCAAGCCATGTGGGACTGAATGCGTATCACTTCTGCAAAATGTTCAAAAAGCTGACTGGACGTACCTTTGTTGAATACGTGAACGGATGCAGGATGAGCGAGGCAGAACAACTCCTGCAAGGCAGCAGTCTGACCATTACGGAGATCGCCGCCAGAGTAGGCTGCGACAATGCCAATTATTTTACGAAGTTATACAAACAATATAAGGGCATGACCCCCTCGCAAGGGCGGGGGAGAAAAGAAGGTTGA
- the ald gene encoding alanine dehydrogenase — translation MRIGIPKEIKNNENRVAMTPAGAADFIRTGHQVMIEQGAGIGSGFTDHEYQAAGAEIRMDAKSVWNEADMIIKVKEPLASEYEYFRPGLILFTYLHLAAEPELAKALIASRVTAIAYETLEVNSTLPLLTPMSEVAGRMASQIGAQLLEKTEGGKGILLSGVPGVSRGKVVIIGGGTVGTNAAKIAIGLGADVTILDLNLNRLRQLDDIFGNQIHTLVSSPSNIAAAVAAADLLICAVLIPGAKAPTLVSEQVVKTMAPGSVIVDVAIDQGGIVETIDHITTHDEPTYVKHGVVHYAVANMPGAVPRTSTVALTNATMPYALQLANHGAAAAIRGSSSIRSAVNALNGHITYEAVARDLGHAYVPAGQALENAAAVQ, via the coding sequence ATGAGAATCGGAATTCCCAAAGAAATCAAAAACAATGAGAATCGTGTAGCAATGACTCCGGCCGGGGCTGCTGATTTCATCAGAACCGGTCACCAGGTGATGATTGAGCAAGGCGCGGGGATCGGCAGTGGATTCACGGATCATGAATATCAAGCTGCGGGCGCAGAGATTCGAATGGATGCCAAGTCAGTGTGGAACGAGGCCGATATGATCATCAAAGTGAAAGAACCGCTTGCCAGTGAATATGAATATTTTCGTCCGGGGCTAATTCTGTTCACCTACCTGCACCTCGCAGCGGAACCTGAGCTTGCAAAAGCGCTTATTGCAAGTCGGGTAACAGCCATCGCCTATGAGACGCTGGAGGTCAACAGTACTCTTCCCCTGTTAACACCTATGAGTGAAGTTGCAGGCCGCATGGCCTCCCAGATCGGAGCACAGCTGTTGGAGAAGACCGAAGGTGGCAAAGGCATTCTGTTGTCTGGTGTACCGGGTGTCAGTCGGGGGAAAGTGGTCATTATTGGCGGCGGTACGGTGGGAACAAATGCTGCCAAAATCGCCATTGGTCTTGGAGCGGATGTGACCATCCTCGATCTGAATCTGAATCGTCTGCGCCAGCTGGATGATATCTTCGGCAATCAGATCCACACGCTGGTATCCAGCCCGTCCAACATCGCGGCAGCTGTTGCGGCGGCAGATCTGTTGATCTGTGCGGTGCTGATTCCGGGCGCCAAGGCGCCAACGCTAGTCAGTGAGCAGGTCGTGAAGACGATGGCACCGGGATCGGTCATTGTGGATGTGGCGATTGATCAAGGCGGGATCGTTGAGACCATTGATCATATTACCACCCACGATGAACCGACCTATGTGAAACATGGCGTCGTGCACTACGCGGTGGCGAACATGCCGGGCGCTGTACCGCGTACGTCTACGGTGGCGCTGACCAACGCCACCATGCCTTATGCGCTGCAGCTGGCCAACCACGGTGCAGCCGCCGCGATTCGCGGCAGTTCGTCCATTCGCAGCGCGGTTAATGCGCTGAATGGACACATCACGTATGAGGCGGTTGCCCGGGATCTCGGGCATGCCTATGTTCCTGCGGGTCAGGCGCTGGAGAATGCCGCCGCCGTCCAGTAA
- a CDS encoding sugar phosphate isomerase/epimerase, producing the protein MNKSLRIGTLVGGQDAIRVIPQIMQHGFESFNLTFWQTTGDLDLAETAKRVREIVDEQGIVISAVSVFGNPLTGAGDNADTLASWERVIDHAQLFGADIVSGFTGRLTDQPINESIPRFKEVFGELARRAADRGVRIAFENCDMGGTWQTGDWNIAHNPTAWEMMFDAVPDENVGLEWEPCHQMSSLIDPIPQLRKWAHKVFHVHGKDATIAWDIVKEYGVHGPREFVWHRTPGFGDNNWADIITILRQNGYQGTIDIEGWHDPVYKDELEMTGQVHALRYLKQCRGGDFVPNPT; encoded by the coding sequence ATGAATAAATCATTACGCATCGGTACCCTTGTAGGCGGGCAGGACGCCATCCGCGTTATCCCGCAGATCATGCAACATGGCTTCGAATCATTTAACCTGACCTTCTGGCAAACCACTGGTGATCTGGACCTGGCTGAGACAGCCAAGCGTGTCCGTGAAATTGTGGACGAACAAGGTATTGTCATCTCCGCGGTGAGTGTATTTGGTAACCCCCTCACGGGAGCAGGAGACAACGCCGATACACTCGCAAGCTGGGAGCGGGTGATTGATCACGCACAGCTCTTCGGTGCAGATATTGTCTCCGGGTTCACTGGCCGATTGACCGATCAACCCATTAACGAGTCCATCCCCCGGTTCAAGGAAGTATTTGGTGAACTCGCACGCCGTGCAGCAGATCGGGGTGTACGGATTGCTTTTGAAAACTGTGATATGGGTGGAACCTGGCAGACAGGCGACTGGAACATTGCCCATAACCCGACGGCCTGGGAGATGATGTTCGATGCTGTTCCGGATGAAAATGTCGGTCTGGAGTGGGAGCCTTGTCATCAAATGTCCAGCCTGATCGATCCGATTCCACAGCTGCGCAAATGGGCTCACAAAGTCTTCCACGTACATGGCAAAGATGCCACGATTGCCTGGGATATTGTCAAGGAATATGGCGTACACGGTCCACGGGAATTTGTCTGGCATCGCACCCCGGGCTTCGGGGATAACAACTGGGCAGACATTATCACCATTCTGCGTCAGAACGGTTATCAGGGCACGATCGATATTGAAGGTTGGCATGATCCCGTCTACAAAGACGAACTCGAAATGACCGGACAGGTACATGCTTTGCGATATTTGAAACAATGTCGTGGCGGCGATTTTGTGCCCAATCCGACTTAG